A single genomic interval of Streptomyces sp. BA2 harbors:
- a CDS encoding LysR family transcriptional regulator, whose translation MDLVGACRAFVSVSEYGSFTDGAAAARMSQSVASRRVAALEERFGEPLFERTSRRAVLTPFGRDMLPTARQLVQAADVLLDEAEAVKRKPWRLAVPGICSTAGLARLVAEARGHGVNLDLRVAAPTQRRELLHAQQVRAALLAVPADEATWSVPLGLAGAQDPGVRRVYLETLRVGRASPGPARRVWIQPEDDVPHIRDPLTRLRDALGLRPAQLVAAADLTSAAAEVLCSGDLLLCSLAQAEELALTWRPIGEVTLGRGFALAAAAEGNPQHIEARLGDAIARCLGAGALAGAMAGAAR comes from the coding sequence GTGGATCTGGTGGGAGCATGTCGCGCGTTCGTCAGCGTCAGCGAGTACGGCAGCTTCACCGATGGAGCGGCCGCGGCGCGGATGTCCCAGTCGGTGGCAAGCCGTCGCGTCGCCGCGCTGGAAGAACGCTTCGGCGAGCCGCTGTTCGAGCGCACGTCGCGGCGCGCCGTCCTCACCCCCTTCGGGCGCGACATGCTGCCCACGGCCCGGCAGCTCGTGCAGGCGGCGGACGTGCTCCTCGACGAGGCGGAAGCCGTCAAGCGCAAGCCCTGGCGGCTCGCGGTGCCCGGCATCTGCTCCACGGCCGGTCTCGCCCGCCTCGTCGCCGAGGCACGCGGCCACGGCGTCAACCTCGACCTGCGGGTGGCGGCGCCGACCCAGCGCAGGGAGCTCCTCCACGCACAGCAGGTGCGCGCCGCGCTGCTCGCGGTGCCCGCGGACGAGGCGACGTGGTCCGTGCCGCTGGGTCTCGCCGGCGCCCAGGATCCCGGCGTCCGGCGCGTCTACCTGGAGACGCTGCGGGTCGGCCGCGCCTCGCCAGGCCCGGCCCGCCGCGTCTGGATCCAGCCCGAGGACGACGTGCCGCACATCCGCGACCCCCTGACGCGCCTGCGCGACGCGCTGGGCCTGCGGCCCGCGCAGCTCGTCGCCGCGGCCGACCTGACGAGTGCCGCGGCCGAAGTCCTGTGCTCGGGCGACCTGTTGCTGTGCTCCCTCGCGCAGGCCGAGGAACTCGCCCTGACCTGGCGGCCCATCGGTGAGGTCACGCTCGGCCGTGGGTTCGCCCTGGCCGCCGCCGCGGAGGGCAATCCGCAGCACATCGAGGCGCGCCTGGGCGACGCCATCGCCCGCTGCCTGGGGGCGGGCGCCCTGGCCGGGGCCATGGCAGGAGCGGCACGATGA
- the bla gene encoding class A beta-lactamase — MQHTRAARPQQTRARRAVLGALATFCLVPLVACANGDSSASSSPSTATTKPAGTTKPAEATKPFTGDLKALEDKFDARLGVYAIDTGTGREVAYNAGERFAYNSTFKALAAGAVLGKYSLSGLDRKITYSKDDLVANSPVTEKHVDTGMTLGELCDAAVRYSDNAAANLLFDQLGGPKGLDAALERMGDDVTRMERREPELSTWVPGETRDTSTPRALAKDLRAFVLGDALRKGERAQLTKWLKTNTTGDKTIRAGVPKNWVVGDKTGTGSYYGARNDIAVVWPSDGDPIVMAILSNRGKKDAEPSDKLIAEATSVAVDSLTTARSPR; from the coding sequence ATGCAGCACACCCGCGCCGCCCGTCCACAGCAGACCCGTGCCCGTCGCGCCGTTCTCGGCGCGCTTGCCACGTTCTGCCTCGTCCCGCTCGTGGCCTGCGCCAATGGCGACTCCTCGGCTTCGTCGTCGCCTTCCACGGCGACCACCAAGCCCGCGGGAACCACGAAGCCCGCAGAGGCGACGAAGCCGTTCACCGGCGATCTCAAGGCGCTTGAGGACAAGTTCGACGCGCGGCTCGGCGTCTACGCCATCGACACCGGCACCGGGCGCGAGGTGGCCTACAACGCCGGTGAGCGCTTCGCCTACAACTCCACGTTCAAGGCGCTGGCCGCCGGAGCCGTACTGGGCAAGTACTCCCTGAGCGGCCTCGACCGGAAGATCACGTACTCCAAGGACGATCTGGTCGCCAACTCGCCCGTGACCGAGAAGCACGTCGACACCGGAATGACCCTGGGCGAACTGTGCGACGCCGCCGTCCGCTACAGCGACAACGCCGCGGCCAACCTGCTCTTCGACCAGCTCGGCGGCCCCAAGGGCCTGGACGCGGCGCTCGAGAGGATGGGGGACGATGTCACGCGAATGGAGCGCCGTGAGCCCGAGTTGAGCACCTGGGTGCCGGGTGAGACGCGGGACACGAGCACACCGCGGGCGCTGGCCAAGGACCTGCGCGCGTTCGTACTCGGAGACGCTCTCCGCAAGGGCGAACGCGCGCAGCTCACCAAGTGGCTGAAGACCAACACCACCGGGGACAAGACCATCCGGGCCGGTGTGCCCAAGAACTGGGTGGTGGGCGACAAGACCGGAACGGGCAGCTACTACGGCGCCCGCAACGACATCGCCGTGGTGTGGCCCTCGGACGGTGACCCCATCGTCATGGCGATCTTGTCGAACCGCGGCAAGAAGGACGCCGAGCCCTCCGACAAGCTGATCGCGGAAGCGACCTCCGTGGCCGTCGACTCGCTGACCACGGCGAGGAGCCCTCGATGA
- a CDS encoding GNAT family N-acetyltransferase, translating into MSNTWITRAETGADIPAVRAVVVAAFDTPAEADLVDALRADPAWIDGLSLVTTGQDGKIVGHALLTRCHIGDTPALCLAPVAVLPEYQKTGAGSAAIRAALDVAKDRGERFVTVLGHPAYYPRFGFTRASTYGIGISIDVPDEAMMALALDAGHPLPSGTVRYAAPFGI; encoded by the coding sequence ATGAGCAACACCTGGATCACGCGTGCCGAGACCGGCGCTGACATCCCCGCCGTTCGCGCCGTCGTAGTCGCCGCGTTCGACACCCCGGCGGAGGCCGACCTCGTCGACGCGCTGCGCGCCGACCCCGCGTGGATCGACGGACTGTCCCTCGTCACCACCGGTCAGGACGGCAAGATCGTCGGCCACGCGCTGCTGACCCGCTGCCACATCGGGGACACTCCAGCCCTGTGCCTGGCCCCCGTCGCCGTACTCCCCGAGTACCAGAAGACCGGTGCGGGTTCCGCGGCGATCCGTGCCGCGCTCGACGTGGCCAAGGACAGGGGTGAGCGCTTCGTCACCGTCCTCGGGCACCCGGCGTACTACCCGCGATTCGGCTTCACCCGTGCCTCCACGTACGGCATCGGCATCAGCATCGACGTCCCGGACGAGGCCATGATGGCCCTCGCCCTCGACGCAGGTCACCCGCTGCCCAGCGGCACGGTGCGTTACGCCGCGCCGTTCGGTATCTAG
- a CDS encoding acyl-CoA-like ligand-binding transcription factor translates to MAERKRQLVSNELTEAALQLLARKGFDAVTIDEIVTTAGVSRRTFFRYFASKEDVVVQFLADMGVGIHAELAARPVEERPSVALRHAVWVPLTACGDHSERVLPVVRLILRTPALRARFLEHQAQWGDDLTGEVARRLGRDAGVDLYPRLAAGMALSAFDAVLQRWSDSDGVEDPAELTDQAFAVIAPALDAGGA, encoded by the coding sequence ATGGCCGAGCGCAAACGACAGCTCGTCTCGAACGAGTTGACCGAAGCGGCGCTGCAACTCCTCGCCCGGAAGGGGTTCGACGCGGTCACCATCGACGAGATCGTGACCACCGCGGGCGTCTCCCGGCGGACGTTCTTCCGGTACTTCGCGTCCAAGGAGGACGTGGTCGTCCAGTTCCTGGCCGACATGGGGGTCGGCATCCACGCGGAGCTTGCGGCCCGCCCCGTCGAGGAGCGGCCCTCCGTGGCGCTGCGGCACGCGGTGTGGGTTCCCCTCACCGCCTGTGGCGACCACTCCGAGCGGGTGCTGCCCGTGGTGCGGCTGATCCTGCGCACCCCGGCCCTGCGGGCGCGCTTCCTTGAGCACCAGGCTCAGTGGGGCGACGACCTGACGGGGGAGGTGGCGCGGCGCCTGGGGCGTGACGCGGGCGTCGACCTGTACCCGCGGCTGGCCGCCGGGATGGCGCTGTCCGCCTTCGACGCCGTGCTGCAACGGTGGAGCGACAGCGACGGCGTCGAGGATCCGGCCGAGCTGACCGACCAGGCCTTCGCGGTCATCGCCCCCGCGCTGGACGCCGGCGGAGCCTAG
- a CDS encoding GNAT family N-acetyltransferase: protein MTTPATLPPGLTVRPATFDDAAAVCALLNEIVLLEIGRADTELTETQADLKHPEVDLEHDSWLLFDDGRLIAYGMLWDESGGERIDTECYTLPDRPQAAQYLFDLVETRATERAAANGADRAVVHLHLNIAPTVDLRALRGRGWTTVRRYNSMARPLSADADTDADQVPVPPPGVTLRPCLAEPDRRRAHGLLQETFADHFDFQPRTYEQWLDDIDAERTDWSLMWIAHVDGLGDAAVLHTHNDRTSMAWISSLGVLRQARGQGLGSYLLRHAFGHYAALGRDRIGLGVDTDNSSGALALYERHGMTLDFALQAWELIRPVRR, encoded by the coding sequence ATGACCACGCCCGCCACCCTCCCGCCCGGCCTGACGGTGCGCCCCGCGACGTTCGACGACGCGGCGGCGGTGTGCGCGCTGCTCAACGAGATCGTCCTGCTGGAGATCGGCCGCGCCGACACCGAACTCACCGAGACCCAGGCCGACTTGAAGCACCCGGAAGTCGACCTGGAGCACGACTCCTGGCTGCTGTTCGACGACGGCCGGCTGATCGCGTACGGGATGCTGTGGGACGAGTCCGGCGGCGAACGGATCGACACGGAGTGCTACACGCTGCCCGACCGGCCCCAGGCCGCCCAGTATCTGTTCGACCTGGTGGAGACGCGTGCCACCGAGCGCGCCGCCGCCAACGGAGCGGACCGGGCGGTGGTGCACCTGCACCTCAACATCGCCCCCACCGTGGACCTGCGCGCGCTGCGCGGACGAGGCTGGACGACGGTCCGGCGCTACAACTCGATGGCCCGCCCCCTGTCCGCGGACGCGGACACGGACGCGGATCAGGTGCCCGTGCCGCCGCCCGGGGTGACCCTCCGGCCCTGCCTGGCCGAGCCGGACCGAAGGCGTGCCCACGGGCTGCTGCAGGAGACCTTCGCCGACCACTTCGACTTCCAGCCGCGTACGTACGAGCAGTGGCTGGACGACATCGACGCCGAGCGCACCGACTGGTCCCTGATGTGGATCGCGCACGTCGACGGCCTGGGTGACGCGGCGGTGCTGCACACCCACAACGACCGCACATCGATGGCGTGGATCAGCAGCCTCGGGGTGCTGCGCCAGGCCCGGGGCCAGGGCCTGGGGAGCTACCTCCTGCGCCATGCCTTCGGCCACTACGCGGCGCTGGGCCGCGACCGAATAGGTCTCGGCGTGGACACCGACAACAGCAGCGGCGCTCTCGCCCTGTACGAGCGCCACGGCATGACCCTCGACTTCGCTCTCCAGGCCTGGGAGTTGATCCGCCCCGTCAGGCGCTGA
- a CDS encoding LacI family DNA-binding transcriptional regulator: MTRRLAQVARKVGVSEATVSRVLNNKPGVSDATRQSVLSALDVLGYERPTQLRGERARLVGLVLPELQNPIFPAFAEVIGGALAQQGLTPVLCTQTKGGVSEADYVELLLQQQVSGVVFAGGLYAQADAPHEHYKRLAARKIPVVLVNAAIERLGFPAVSCDDAVAVEQAWRHLSTLGHRRIGLVLGPADHMPSQRKLAAARAIAEQGGGELPERHVSRGMFSIEGGQAAAARLLDAGVTGIVCASDPLALGAVRAARRRGLGVPQDVSVVGYDDSAFMTCTEPPLTTVRQPIEAMGRAVVELLALQIAGSVVPTEELLFEPELVVRGSTGQAPQE, from the coding sequence ATGACGCGACGACTTGCTCAGGTGGCGCGGAAGGTCGGGGTCAGCGAGGCCACGGTCAGCCGGGTACTCAACAACAAGCCGGGGGTCTCCGACGCGACCCGGCAGTCCGTGCTCTCGGCCCTGGACGTCCTGGGGTACGAGCGGCCCACCCAGCTGCGTGGCGAGCGGGCCCGGCTCGTGGGGCTCGTGCTGCCGGAGCTGCAGAACCCGATCTTCCCCGCGTTCGCGGAAGTGATCGGGGGAGCGCTCGCCCAGCAGGGCCTTACTCCCGTGCTCTGCACCCAGACCAAGGGCGGCGTGTCCGAGGCTGACTATGTTGAGTTGCTGCTGCAACAGCAGGTTTCCGGAGTCGTCTTCGCCGGTGGGCTGTACGCGCAGGCGGATGCCCCGCACGAGCACTACAAGCGGCTCGCGGCGCGCAAGATCCCGGTGGTCCTCGTCAACGCGGCCATCGAGCGGCTCGGATTTCCCGCGGTGTCCTGTGACGACGCGGTCGCGGTCGAGCAGGCCTGGCGGCATCTGTCCACGCTCGGCCACCGCCGCATCGGCCTGGTGCTCGGGCCGGCCGACCATATGCCGTCGCAGCGCAAGCTCGCCGCTGCCCGCGCGATCGCCGAGCAAGGCGGCGGCGAGCTGCCCGAGCGGCATGTCTCGCGGGGGATGTTCTCGATCGAGGGAGGCCAGGCCGCCGCCGCACGTCTCCTGGACGCCGGGGTCACCGGCATCGTCTGCGCGAGCGACCCCCTCGCGCTCGGCGCGGTGCGCGCCGCGCGCCGCCGGGGTCTCGGCGTCCCGCAGGACGTCTCGGTGGTCGGCTACGACGACTCGGCGTTCATGACCTGCACCGAACCCCCGCTGACCACGGTGCGTCAGCCGATCGAGGCCATGGGCCGAGCCGTGGTCGAGCTGCTCGCGCTTCAGATCGCGGGGAGCGTGGTGCCCACCGAGGAGCTGCTCTTCGAACCGGAGCTCGTGGTGCGCGGCTCGACGGGTCAGGCGCCGCAGGAGTAG
- a CDS encoding penicillin-binding transpeptidase domain-containing protein encodes MTDAAPLTGPGSRPGGPGSRPDGPSRRPARKAPRVVVAAGLTLALAAGIAYAAELGPFDPGPPIPDPEATRQARAFLSDWEAGRMSRAAALTSRPEQAERVLKSFTAGLDISEPTLTPGAVTAGEDGTVTVAFTAKMPVTELGTWTYASAVPLREQDDGTWKVEWALSLVHPKLSGTEKFRLEREDAAGPKINDRDGDALSSRTHPSLAPLLPQIAGGSGAGPRGAVRLVDRVTGEVKATEASFGKKSDRPADRPVATTLDATWQSAAEKAIAAEADGKDAALVALRIDDGEILAVANSPSSGFNRAVSGTYAPGSTWKLVTTSALLLKDAVAPGDVVDCPKYLTVGKRFQNVETSEHRGATFRKDFTTSCNTAFISLRDKVGDQELGDVAGKYFGVGQKWSVGIPSYDGSVPTPRDQTEKAASMIGQGRVQANPLIMASVTATAVSGAFHQPTLTGGAKDTTATTPLPREVVTQLRELMRATVTDGTASVLADLPGEVGAKTGTAEVSEDAPNNGWFVAYRGNVAVACVVEKGVTGGASAGPVVRSLLGAVPDDPS; translated from the coding sequence ATGACGGATGCCGCACCGCTCACCGGCCCAGGCAGCAGACCCGGCGGCCCCGGCAGCAGACCCGACGGCCCGAGCCGCAGACCCGCCAGGAAGGCCCCACGCGTGGTGGTCGCGGCCGGGCTGACGCTCGCGCTCGCCGCGGGCATCGCGTACGCCGCGGAGCTGGGCCCCTTCGACCCGGGGCCCCCGATACCCGACCCGGAGGCGACGAGGCAGGCGCGGGCGTTCCTGTCCGACTGGGAGGCGGGGCGAATGTCGCGCGCGGCGGCGCTGACCTCGCGTCCCGAGCAGGCGGAGCGCGTCCTGAAGAGCTTCACGGCCGGGCTCGACATCAGCGAGCCGACCCTGACTCCGGGCGCGGTCACGGCCGGTGAGGACGGCACCGTGACCGTGGCCTTCACCGCCAAGATGCCGGTCACGGAGCTGGGCACCTGGACCTACGCCTCCGCCGTGCCCCTGCGCGAGCAGGACGACGGCACATGGAAGGTGGAGTGGGCGCTGTCCCTCGTGCACCCGAAGCTGAGCGGCACGGAGAAGTTCCGTCTGGAGCGGGAGGACGCCGCCGGACCCAAGATCAACGACCGCGACGGGGACGCCTTGTCGAGCAGGACGCACCCCTCCCTCGCCCCGCTGCTCCCCCAGATCGCCGGGGGCAGCGGCGCAGGTCCCCGCGGCGCGGTGCGGCTCGTCGACCGGGTCACCGGTGAGGTCAAGGCGACGGAGGCCTCCTTCGGCAAGAAGTCCGACCGTCCCGCCGACCGGCCTGTGGCCACCACCCTCGATGCCACGTGGCAGTCCGCGGCGGAGAAGGCCATCGCCGCCGAGGCCGACGGCAAGGACGCCGCGCTCGTCGCCCTGCGGATCGACGACGGGGAAATCCTCGCCGTCGCCAACTCCCCCTCATCCGGGTTCAATCGCGCCGTCTCGGGGACCTACGCGCCGGGCTCCACCTGGAAGCTCGTCACCACCAGCGCGCTGCTGCTGAAGGACGCGGTCGCGCCCGGCGATGTCGTGGACTGCCCGAAGTACCTCACCGTCGGCAAGCGGTTCCAGAACGTCGAGACCTCCGAACACCGGGGCGCAACGTTCCGCAAGGACTTCACCACCTCGTGCAACACCGCCTTCATCAGCCTGCGCGACAAGGTCGGCGACCAGGAACTGGGCGATGTCGCCGGCAAGTACTTCGGGGTCGGGCAGAAGTGGAGTGTCGGCATTCCCTCGTACGACGGATCGGTTCCGACCCCCCGCGACCAGACCGAGAAGGCCGCGTCGATGATCGGGCAGGGCAGGGTGCAGGCCAACCCGCTGATCATGGCGTCCGTCACCGCGACGGCGGTCTCCGGCGCCTTCCACCAGCCCACCCTGACCGGTGGCGCCAAGGACACGACCGCCACGACCCCGCTGCCGCGCGAAGTCGTCACGCAGCTGCGCGAGTTGATGCGCGCGACGGTCACCGACGGCACGGCCTCGGTCCTTGCCGACCTGCCCGGCGAGGTGGGGGCGAAGACGGGTACGGCCGAGGTCTCCGAGGACGCCCCCAACAACGGCTGGTTCGTCGCCTACCGCGGCAACGTGGCCGTGGCCTGCGTCGTCGAGAAGGGCGTCACAGGTGGCGCGTCGGCCGGGCCCGTCGTCCGCAGCCTCCTCGGAGCCGTGCCCGACGACCCCTCCTGA
- a CDS encoding serine hydrolase: MSTEALLRDLRLQLRDGGLHGCLLVRDLHTGEELGIEADTHLPSASLVKVPLALATLERIRRGELDGATVLEVQPGRVITPGPTGLSRFRHPARIAIDDLLYLSTCLSDGMAADALFELTPPAQVTGMLHEFGIRGIAVRHSVGELSDTPVERFDADQAHLAHALAIDAGTSGRGHRVPQLDTTRANTGSARTYVDLLQALWTPSKIHPDVAQRLRDLLAHNVLRHRLAPDFSSDASTWSSKTGSLLNLRHEIGVVEHSDGQAFAIAALTESLVPASAQPGADALMAQVARSLRDHLRQL, translated from the coding sequence CTGAGCACCGAGGCTCTGCTGCGCGATCTGCGCCTGCAGTTGCGCGACGGCGGCCTGCACGGCTGTCTGCTCGTGCGGGATCTGCACACGGGGGAGGAGCTGGGCATCGAGGCGGACACCCACCTGCCGTCCGCCTCACTGGTCAAGGTCCCGCTCGCGCTCGCGACGCTGGAGCGGATCCGGCGGGGCGAGCTCGACGGGGCGACGGTGCTCGAGGTGCAGCCAGGGCGGGTCATCACGCCCGGTCCCACCGGGCTGAGCCGATTCCGTCACCCCGCCCGGATCGCGATCGACGACCTGCTCTACCTGAGCACCTGTCTGAGCGACGGCATGGCCGCCGACGCGCTGTTCGAGCTCACCCCGCCCGCCCAAGTCACCGGCATGCTCCACGAGTTCGGCATCCGGGGCATCGCCGTCCGGCACAGCGTCGGCGAGCTGTCCGACACCCCCGTGGAACGCTTCGACGCCGACCAGGCCCATCTCGCCCACGCCCTCGCCATCGACGCCGGCACCAGCGGCCGTGGTCACCGGGTGCCGCAGCTCGACACCACCCGGGCCAACACGGGCAGTGCCCGCACCTACGTCGACCTGCTGCAGGCCCTGTGGACGCCGTCGAAGATCCACCCGGACGTGGCCCAGCGGCTGCGCGACCTCCTGGCCCACAACGTGCTGCGGCACCGGCTCGCCCCGGACTTCAGCTCCGACGCGAGCACCTGGTCCTCCAAGACCGGCAGTCTCCTCAACCTCCGTCACGAGATCGGCGTCGTCGAGCACTCCGACGGCCAGGCCTTCGCGATCGCCGCCCTGACCGAGTCCCTCGTACCCGCGAGTGCGCAGCCCGGCGCCGACGCCCTCATGGCGCAGGTCGCCCGCAGCCTGCGCGACCACCTCCGGCAGCTCTAG
- a CDS encoding ribonuclease H family protein: MSDLIIAACDGAAKKNPGPAAWAWVVADADERPQRWEAGPLGDATNNVAELTALAELLESTDPAVPLEVRMDSQYAMNAVSKWIASWKRNGWLTAAKKPVANKDLVVRIDALLQGRAVTFRHVAAHQADGDHLNAIADVAASDAATTQKAAGTAHGALTIPEPRPERMTASPAARPRKSSTAGKSSTARAGKGSSGGVIKAKFPGRCHCQKPYAAGEKIAKNAHGWGHVECRDS; this comes from the coding sequence ATGTCTGACTTGATCATCGCCGCCTGTGACGGAGCCGCGAAGAAGAACCCCGGGCCCGCGGCCTGGGCCTGGGTGGTCGCCGATGCCGACGAGCGGCCGCAGCGGTGGGAGGCGGGGCCGCTCGGCGACGCGACCAACAACGTCGCCGAACTGACCGCGCTTGCCGAGCTGTTGGAGTCCACGGACCCGGCCGTCCCGCTGGAGGTCCGCATGGACAGCCAGTACGCGATGAACGCGGTCAGCAAGTGGATCGCGTCCTGGAAGCGCAACGGCTGGCTGACCGCGGCGAAGAAGCCGGTGGCCAACAAGGACCTCGTCGTCCGCATCGACGCACTCCTCCAGGGCCGCGCGGTGACCTTCCGGCACGTCGCGGCCCACCAGGCGGACGGCGACCACCTCAACGCGATCGCCGACGTCGCGGCCAGCGACGCCGCGACGACGCAGAAGGCCGCAGGAACCGCCCACGGCGCGCTCACGATCCCGGAACCGCGGCCCGAGCGCATGACGGCCTCCCCCGCCGCCCGGCCGCGCAAGAGCTCCACCGCGGGCAAGAGCTCCACCGCACGGGCGGGCAAGGGGAGTTCGGGCGGCGTCATCAAGGCCAAGTTCCCCGGCCGCTGCCACTGCCAGAAGCCCTATGCCGCAGGAGAGAAGATCGCGAAGAACGCCCACGGCTGGGGCCACGTGGAGTGCCGGGACTCCTGA
- a CDS encoding oxidoreductase yields MMQQQRWTAEQIPDQTKRVFVVTGANSGLGLATTRALARQGGHVILAVRDEGKGHQAVAEITAAQPDASLEVRRLDLADLDSVRGFAHRLRADHPRLDVLINNAGVMAPPRTLSRQGHELQFACNHLGHFALTGLLLDLLAAGTDPRVVTVSSINHRQGRIHFDDLTGERGYKPMGYYNQSKLANAVFGRELHLRLTEARSPVRSVLAHPGYTATNLQMGTPIGLWRVVLGRIGNPLFAQRPAEGALPQLYAATEPEVESGQFIGPGGMAELRGAPTRVRLAPVAADAETGRRLWELSEQLTDVRFAFPAAV; encoded by the coding sequence ATGATGCAGCAACAGCGCTGGACAGCCGAGCAGATCCCCGACCAGACCAAGCGGGTGTTCGTCGTCACCGGGGCCAACAGCGGCCTCGGTCTGGCCACCACCCGGGCGCTCGCCCGGCAGGGCGGGCACGTGATCCTCGCGGTCCGCGACGAGGGCAAGGGCCATCAGGCGGTCGCGGAGATCACCGCCGCACAGCCGGACGCGAGCCTGGAGGTACGCCGCCTCGACCTGGCCGACCTCGATTCGGTCCGCGGCTTCGCCCATCGTCTGCGCGCCGACCACCCACGCCTCGACGTGCTCATCAACAACGCGGGCGTGATGGCGCCGCCTCGTACGCTCAGCAGGCAGGGCCACGAGCTGCAGTTCGCCTGCAACCACCTCGGCCACTTCGCGCTCACCGGCCTGTTGCTCGACCTGCTGGCCGCCGGAACCGACCCCCGAGTGGTGACGGTGAGCTCGATCAACCACCGGCAGGGACGCATCCACTTCGACGACCTGACCGGCGAACGCGGCTACAAGCCCATGGGCTACTACAACCAGTCGAAGCTCGCCAACGCCGTCTTCGGCCGGGAACTCCACCTCCGGCTCACCGAGGCCCGCAGTCCGGTACGCAGCGTGCTCGCCCACCCCGGCTACACCGCCACCAACCTCCAGATGGGCACGCCGATCGGCCTGTGGCGCGTGGTGCTCGGCCGCATCGGCAACCCGCTGTTCGCCCAGCGCCCGGCCGAGGGCGCACTCCCCCAGCTGTACGCGGCGACCGAACCGGAGGTGGAGAGCGGCCAGTTCATCGGTCCGGGCGGCATGGCCGAGCTGCGCGGCGCACCGACCCGGGTGCGGCTGGCTCCCGTGGCGGCGGACGCGGAGACCGGGCGGCGCCTGTGGGAGCTGTCGGAGCAATTGACCGACGTACGGTTCGCGTTCCCGGCCGCCGTGTAG
- a CDS encoding TetR/AcrR family transcriptional regulator: MSPRKSDSRERMVLSAAALLREYGAGATSIDRVLAHSGAPRGSVYHHFPGGRAQLIDEAVALAGDFIGGLIAAGTRTDDPLEAIDAFFRLWRERLVDSDFRAGCPIVAVAVETNDDAPHLARSAARVFAAWREALADLLVRHGLPEERAGRLAAFIIAAVEGAVIMCRAERSTTPLDAAAAEIHDILVHALPDRPQPGQEHQ; this comes from the coding sequence ATGAGCCCCCGTAAGAGCGACAGCCGTGAGCGGATGGTGCTGAGTGCCGCGGCACTGCTGCGTGAGTACGGGGCCGGCGCCACCAGCATCGACCGCGTGCTCGCCCACAGTGGCGCTCCCCGTGGCTCCGTCTACCACCACTTCCCCGGTGGGCGGGCCCAGTTGATCGACGAGGCGGTGGCACTCGCCGGTGACTTCATCGGCGGTCTGATCGCGGCCGGCACGCGGACCGACGACCCCCTGGAAGCGATCGACGCCTTCTTCAGGCTGTGGCGCGAGCGGCTCGTCGACAGCGACTTCCGCGCAGGCTGCCCCATCGTGGCGGTGGCCGTGGAGACCAACGACGACGCCCCGCACCTCGCCCGCTCCGCGGCCAGGGTCTTCGCCGCCTGGAGGGAGGCACTCGCCGACCTGCTCGTCCGGCACGGCCTGCCCGAGGAACGGGCGGGGAGACTGGCCGCCTTCATCATCGCCGCCGTGGAAGGCGCGGTGATCATGTGCCGGGCCGAGCGGAGCACCACCCCGCTGGACGCGGCCGCCGCCGAGATCCACGACATCCTCGTACACGCTCTGCCTGACCGCCCTCAGCCCGGTCAGGAGCACCAGTGA